TTCCCCAGTCGCGGTTCAGAGCCCACCCGGCCGCGAACCCTCCCGCGGTCACGAAGGTCGCCTGCGCCAGGCTCACCATGCCACCCAGCCCCGTCACGACCACGAAGGAGAGGAAGATCAGGCCAAAGACGAGGCCCTTGGCGATGATGCTCTGCTCGTAGGTGTCGGCCTGGAGCCACGATGCGTTGAACCATTGGAGGGAGAACGCGGCGAGCACCAACACGGCGACGGCCCACGGGAGCCGTCGACGCCACCGTGGGAGACCCGATCGATGGTCCCGCGGAGGGGCCTGGTCGGCAGCGACGCCCGCCTCTCGTCGTCGGTCGCGGGCGACGAAGTAGAGGATGATCAAGGTGAGCAGGAACGGAATCGAGCTTCGGAAGCCGCTCAGCCGATTGAGGAAGCCCGGGAGGAAGCTGTCGCCATAGCCGGCGACGAGGTCCTGAACGACGCCGAGTCCGAGCCCGGCCGCGAACGCGATGGGGATCGACCGCAGACCTCCCGCGGCGACCGCGCCCAGCGACCCGAACACCACGAGCGTGAAGATCGTCGAGTCGAGCTGGAACAACGGCGCGATCAGGACGCCGCCGAGGCCCGCGAGCAGCATCGTCAAGATCCACGCGGTGGCCGACGCCCGACCTGGGTTCACGCCGCGTAGGGAGGCGAGACTGGGCCGGTCGACAACCGCGCGCATCTCGAGGCCGACGCGGGTTCGTCGGACGACGTACCAGAGGACGAAGGCCGCGACCGCGGCGGCGGCGAACACCGCCAGTTGGTCGCTGTCGAGGTGGACGCTGCGGAGTCCGAGCCAGCCGAATCGGAACACGCGCGGGGGCGCAGGTCCGATCCCGGGGGCGATGCCACCGGTGGAGCTCGTGTCGGACACCTTCGGAAGCGTGAGTCCGAGCACGGTGTCGCCGAGGGTCTCGACGAGCCAGATGGCCAGGTTCGGCAGTGCGACCAGCAGGCCGATCGTCCCGACGATGCGCGCATAGACCGGCGCTGAGGCCAGGCGGCGCAACAGGATTCGGTCGAGCGACAAGCCCATGAGCGGGGCGAAGACCAGCACGGCGAGGATCGCAGCCGGGACGATGGGGATGTGCTGCCCGGAGTGCAGCTGGTAGTAGACGTACGCGGTCGTGAAGGCGACCGCGCCGTGCGCGAAGTTGAAGATGCCCGAGGTCTGGTAGGTGAGCACCAACCCGGACGCCATGATGGCGTAGATCCCGCCGGTGACCGTGCCGGACAGCAGCAGGTTCAGGAACTTCTGCACCGGTGGCCTCTCATCACCGACATCGCCACGGCGAACTTCTCGGTGACGGCCTGGCGGTGGCGAGCGAGCGTCACCTCTCGCCCACCACCGCCTCGATCCGTCAGATGCCTAGTACTTGATCGTCTTACCGGTCTTGGAGTTGACGTCCTGGTAGCAGGCGTACGGCACCACGATGCTGTACTTCGTGCCGTCGCTCTGCGTCAGCAGACCGCACGGTGCACCCAGGGTCTGCGCCGCGGGGTACTTCGTGGGTCCGACAATCCCGGGGACCTGGTAGGTCATGGATCCCATGGCTTTCGCGAGTCCCTCGGGCGTCAGGTTCTTGCCCGCCTTCTTCAGCGCGGCGACGAACGCGTCGGCCGAGAAGTACGCAGCCAAGACTGCCTGCGTGATCGGCGCAGATCCGGCGACGGCCTTGATGTCGCTCGTGATCCTCTGCATCGTCGCATTGGCCGTGTCCTCGGGCAGGTCGAACTGCGTGAAGACGGTCTCACCCTTGGCGGCCGAGACCAGACGCGGGTCGTACGTGACGGCGTTCGTGAGGAGGCCCTGGAACCCCGCTGCCAGCAAGCCGTTGGAGAGCTTGAGCACGTTGCCGTACGCCGTGGTCACGAACACGACGTCGGGCGGTTTGCCCGCGTTGCTCGTCATTAGAGCGTTGACGTACGGCGACACGTCGCCTGGCGGTGGGTTCGCGGGGACCGGGTTCTTCTGGTAGACGACCTTGAAGCCAGCGAGCTTGGCCTGCTCGCCGATCACGAGCGCACCGGTCTTGCCGGTGTCGAGGTCCTCAGCGATGACGGCCGCGGTCTTCCCCTTGGCCCCACCTGGACTGCCGTGTGCCTTGAAATACGCGCTGGCGAGCGCACCCCAGGTCGTCCCGGTGGTCGGGATCGACGGCGGCGGAACGATGCAGCCGGTGAAGCCAAACGCGTAGGGGTTCTTGCAGAACCCGGCGTCGATACCCCAGCCGAAGAACGGCACGTGCTGCTGGGTGAGGAAGGTCGAGGCCTGCAAGACAGGCGTCAGGGTCGGCACGACCGCGAACACTTGATCCTGCTGGACGAGGCGCTGGGCCTCGGTCAGGTCGGTGTTCGGATCGCTCTTGTCGTTGGCGGTCTCGACGTAGTTGATCTTGCGCCCGAAGACGCCACCTTTGTTGTTCTCGACCTGGAACCGTGCCGTGGTACCGATCTTTAGCTCGTCGGCTGTGAAGTTCGGTCCCGCGCCGATCCCCGCAACATTGATCGATGTTGCGGTCACACCTCGGGCATCGGTCTGGGACCGTGCCCCGGCAGTCTCGGTGGCCACGATTCCGGTCGACGCGAATGCGCCGACCACCGCGGCCACCGCACTAGCGGCAACCCACCTTCTTCGTTTCACCGGTTCCCCCTTGTTGGTATCTCATTGCAGAACTTTTGGTGCTCGCCTCAGTCGTCACCCAGGTAGGCGGCACGGACCGCCGGGTTCGCCCGGATCTGCTCGGGCCGGCCCTCCGCGAGCAGTTCTCCCAGATGCATCACCACGATGCGGTCGCATTGGCGCATCACGAACCCGACGTCGTGCTCGACCAGCAAGACGGCGCACGATTCGTGGGCCCGGATGTCCTGGATTCGCTCGCCGAGGCGTGCGGCTTCGGTCTCGTCCAATCCAGACGTGGGCTCGTCGAGGAGCAACACCCGAGGGGCGTCCACGATGGCTCTCGCCAGCTCCACCATGCGCCCGAGCCCGATGGGCAGCGACCCTGCGGTTTCGTGCCGGACGGGCGTCAGGCCGCAGAGGTCGGTGACATGCGCGACGCGGGCCCGTCGCTCCTTCTCCCGCGTCAACCGCGTCGGGAAGGAGACGAGATCGGCTGCGAGGCCGCCCCCGCCGCTGCGCCATTCGAGCGCGGCGAGGACGTTGTCTTCCACACTGAGCCATCCAAACGTCTGCACCCGCTGGAACGTGCGCCGCAGCCCGAGCCGGGCTCGACGCACCGCGGAGAGCCCGGTGATCTCGCGACCGTCGAGCTCGACTCGACCCGCGTCGGGGAGCCGGATTCCGGAGATGACATCGAAGAGCGTTGTCTTCCCAGCGCCGTTGGGGCCGATCAGGCCCCGGACCTCGCCGGCGTCGAGACGCAGGCTCACCTCCTGCAGCGCGGTGATGCCTCCGAAGCGGACGGTGATGTCGGAGAGCGCTAACGCGGGGTGGGATTCACTCCCATCACGATGCGTCGTATCGATCGCGCCCTGCACGGTCGTCACGCCCGGCACTCCCCCTGTCGCGCGATCTGACGGTATATCAGCCCATGGCGTCCGGGAGCGTTCACTCCCGTCCGGCCCCATCACGAAACGGCAGGTCAGCGCCCATCGCGCCGGGCACAGACGGACCGGCGCGGGCTCAGAAAAGAAGATCGCGTCGACCCTCTTGCCGTCGCCCATGTCCTTGCCCCTTTGCCCCGGCCGTGTTGCCCTGCCGGCGTAGAAGCAGCCCCGCGACAGCGATGGCGCCGTCTTGGTGGTGGCCGGGGTCGCGAGCACCGCCAAGATCCCAGCAACGGTGACGCCAAGGCTCTTCATTGCTCGACCCCCATTTGACGGGGTGACGCTCGTACGGCGTGTTCGAGCGGGCCCTGGCTACCTACGGGCCGACGACCATGCCTCGGGGCATTCCGCTGCCGGCTGAATCCAGCAGAGCGGCGCCGGGGGCGCGCCATCGGCACCCACGTGCCTCGGGAGCCGCCTGGTGGTGGGGCGATCGTCTCTGTGCTGTGGGGACGCCTACCGAAGCCACAACCGGGACGGGGCAGTCAAGCGCCGAGGACGAGACGCCGACCTACTGACGTGGAGCTGCGTCGGCGGCTGCGTACGGATGACGTCCGGCCCGACGGTGGTGCCCGATGGTCCCGTCGCCGGGTGGTCATGATCGCCCTGCTGGCGTCCATAGGCGTCGCAGCGGGTCTCGGTCTCGCTGCCTGGGGCGACCAGACGATCCGGGGAACAAACGGAGTCGTGGTGTCAGAGACCCCTCACTATTCGACGCTCACGACGACAACCACTCCGGCGGTGACCAGCGTCGGAGCGAGCACGTCCTCTCTCCCGCCCGCGTCGACCGCGCACGTCACGGCACCGAAGGCGGCGGGTGGAGGTACCCACAACTCGACCCGGCCGGTCCCGCCACCCCCTCCGCCGCCGCCACCCCCGCCCGACCCGGGCGGGCCAGCCGTGGCGCTTGCCCAAGCTGCGGACTGCGTCCAGACCTGGGACATGAACCAGCTCGTGGCGAGCGTGCAGGCACCCGCGGGGCTGGCGGGGGTCGCGCTGGTCGCCGCTCACTCAAGCGACGGGACGGTCTTCAACGGCGCCATGGACGGCGACGGGGCCACCTACCGAGCCGACATCGGTCCTTTTAGCGACTATCCGGATCCCCAGACCGTGACCTGGACCGTCACCGTCACCGACGCCGCGGGGCGCACCACCCAGGCCGCCAAACAGTTCTCGGTCTCATCGGAGCCCTGCTCGCCCTAACCAAGACCGCGGCGTCGATACGGCCCCGTGCACTCCGGCTTGACGAGCCGCCATTGGCGTCGAGGTCGCGGTGGCGAGCGGTGTCGCAGTCGTGGACGACGGCGGCCCGGACGCAGTCCCTGGCGCCCGACCGGCCCCCGACCCGACCCGGCAGGCGAGCGGCCGGTCAGCGGGCGTTCAGAACGAGCCGCGCCGCCGGCGGGGACGCCGTCGAGGTCGGACCGGAGCCCCGCGCCGGCCGTCTGGTCTGAAAGCCCGGTCTTGGTACTCGACCGCAGCGCGATCGGACGTCATGCTTGAGGCCCGCGCCCGAAGTCGGACCGGCCGCCGAGCGTTACTGGGCCGGCAGCAGCAAAGACCTCGCCGACGACTTCGTGCAGCACGTCCCTAGCACCCACGGGCTCACCGAGGACGGGTTAGGCATGCCCGATCAAGAACGCGGCCGGCGTTGACCCCGCTGGCCCAGCAGCTCGGCCGAGCGGCCAGGTCGCTCTGGACCCGCCGGCCCCGGAGACGACCGGCGTTCGCCGCCAGGCGGGCGAGCCGGTCCGACCGAATCGACCCGTTGGTCCTCGCCGCCGCGGTCGTGGTCGCCGCGTTGATCCCCGCCGGGGCGTTCCTCCTGATCCGCGGGTCGGGCGACGCCGGGCCGAGGACCATCGCCAACACGCCCGACGTCACCGCGCGGTCACCGACGACGTCGGCGTCGCGGCAAAGCGCCACGACCGCAGCGCCGACGACGACGTCGACTCCGTCGTCTACCCCGGCGACATCGTCCGCCCCGAAGCCATCCCGCCGCCCGGCCACCGTCCTGGGTCCGGCGGGCCCCGGGAGCCCGCCCTCGCCCGGGACCCGGCCCTGCTCGGCGTCCGTCTCCCCAGCCCAGACGCCCACGACCATCACGATCCCGTTTCCGACGACGACGAGCACCGCCACGACAGCGCCACCTTCCAGCACCACGCCGCCGGCACCGGCGCCCCCCGGACCCTGCGGTCCATAGCGGGTCGCAGCCGCGACTGGCAGCGAGGTCGGTCCGCGGATCCCAGGGATCGCGCGTGGGGGTCGAGCCGACGCGGGTCAGGGCGCCGGCCGCCGTGCGGGCGCGCGCTCCGCCTGCTTGGCGCGACCACCGCGACCCCCGACGGAACGGCTCAGGAGCCGGTGGCGTCCACCCGTTCGACCAGCGCGGGGGCGAGCTGGTGGAGCAGGTGGTGGATGTCGCGGGCGCACGCCTCGAACTCGGGCAGGTCACCGCCAGCCGGGTCGTCGACGTCCTCCCACGGCTCCAGGGCTACCGTCTCCAGCCCCAGGCCGGCCACGCGCTCGGCGAAGGATCCAGGGCCCACGGGCAGATCCCGGGCCAGCCGGCGCAGCGTCCCGGTCCGGGCCGCGGCCTCAGGATGGGTGCGACGAACGTAGGCGACGTGCTCGCGCGCCAGCCCGACCACCAGGTCGGCGCTCGCCACATGCGGGTCGCGGAGCTGTGTGCTCCGGTGCCCGGGCGCGGTCACGTCGAGGCCGGCCAGTGCCTCGCGAGTCCGCCAGCTCATTGGCATCCCCTCGACGACGTGCGTCCCCGCGGTCGTGATCTCGACGTCGTCGAGGTGCGCCGCGAGGATGGCGCCGGCCATGACCGAGCGAGCGGCGTTGCCGGTGCAGACGAAGACGACGTGGGGCACGGTCTCTGCGGCCTGGCGGACGGCGCGCCCTACGCCGCCGGGCTCGTCATACCCGCATGATCTGGCCGCCGTCGACGTTCAGCACGTGACCGGTCACCCACCGCGCCTCGTCTGACAGGAGGAACAGGCACGCGTCGGCCATGTCCTCCGGCGTCCCCATGCGCGCCAGCGGCATGGTCGCTAGCAGCTGGTCGATGATCTCCTTCGGCACCGTGGTTCTCGTCGCCTCGGTGTCGGTCGGGCCCGGCGCGATCGCGTTGACGCGGATCCCCATGGGCCCGAGCTCCCGGGCGAAGGACTGCGTGATCCCGTGGATGGCGAGCTTGGCGATCCCGTAGTACCCGGCCCCCATCCACGCCGCGGTCGAGGACTGGTTGACGATCGCACCGCCGCCGCGCTCGGCCATCGATGCGAACACGGCCCGCGTGCAGAGCACGGCCCCGGTCATGTTCACGGCCATGAACTTGTTCCAGTACTCCATCGGCATGTTCGTGAGCCCGTACAGCTCCATGCCTCCATAGATCGCGGCGTTGTTGACCAGGTAGTCGACGCCCCCGAAGGCCTCGACGGCGGCGGCGCCCATCGCGATCGTCGAGTCCTCGCTCGACACGTCGGTCGGGACGGCGACGGCAGTGCCGCCGGCCTGCTCGATCTCCTTCGCGACCCGCTCGCCGGCCTCGGCGTCGAGCTCCGCCACCACTACACGGCCACCCTCCCGTGCGATCGACTTGGCGTACTCCTCCCCGATGCCGCGCCCGGCGCCGGTCACCACCGCCACCTTCTCGTCGAAGCGCATGGGAGCCCTCCTCCTCGCCGTCGCCTGACCCTATCGAGCCGACGTCGACAGCGCGCCCGCTCGGTTCGGGGTTGCCGGCGGCGCGGGTCGATCAGGCCGACCCGCAGAGGGTGGGCACCTGACTCGGGCGCTGCCCGGTGACGGAGCACAGCACGCTGGCCGTGCCCTCCCCGATTCGCCCGTCCCGGAAGCCGACCCGGAACGTCGCGTCGAAGCCCTTGAGGTCGGCTCGGAGGCTGCCGTCCAGCTCGAACGTCTTCACGTGGGCGTCCGGCACGTTGGCGGCGGTGAGCATCAGTGACGTCCCGTTCAGCCGGCCCGTGACGGTTCCGAAGGCGTCGGTCTGCATCGTGACCGGCGCGTTCGGGGTGCTGAGGATGACGGTCCCGTCGATGTGGCGCACGCCCTTCGCGCCACCGCCGAACAGGTCGCCGGTGAGGTTCAAGGTCACGTGCAGCGTCCCCGCGGTCGGGTCGATCCGCACCTCAAGCGACGCCGAACCGGTGGTGTTGAACGTCGTGTTCGTGAAGGTCCCGACATAGAGCCCGTCGTACTGCTGGGCCAAAACGACGACGGGGTTCGACGAGCGGGGAACCGCGCTCGTTGCCGGTGGCGCCGAGGTGACGGTCGTCGGGACCGTCGATGCCGCGACGTGCGTCCGGTGCGCGGCCGGCGTGGCGCGATGGCTGTCGCTGCCCAGGGCGAGGACCGTGGCGACGATCCCAGCCCCGACGACGGCGGTCGCCGCGATCCCCGCGGCCACCAGCCGACGGCGGCGGCGGCGGCGCCGGGCCACGCGAGCGCCGATCGCCGGCGGCGCGCCGGACGGGGGCCGCGGTCCGCTCGGGTCGGGCTCGGGCACGGGACGATCGCGCTCGTCCGGCACGATCGGAGCGTAACGGCCGCGTCCGAGCCCGACGTGGTCCGCACCGACCGCCGGCTGGCACACCGGCGCGGCGGCGGTCAGGATCGGAGTCCCGCCAGCCGCGGCTGGGGGCCCACGAAGGAGGGCGGTCGGTGGAGGTGCTGCGAACCCCCGACGAGCGCTTCGCGCGCCTCCCGGACTTCCCGTTCGAGCCCCGCTACGTCGACGTCCCGGACGGAAGCGGTGGCTCGCTGCGGGTGCACTACATCGACGAGGGACCGCGCCGCACGCCGCCGGTCCTCCTGATGCACGGCGAGCCGTCGTGGTCGTTCCTCTACCGGAAGATGATCCCCGTCCTCGTGGAAGCGGGCCTTCGCGCCGTCGCCCCCGACCTGGTCGGCTGCGGCCGGTCCGACAAGCCGGTGTCCCGCGACGACTACACGTACCAGCGCCATGTCGACTGGATGGCGGCGTTCCTCGAGTCGGTGGACCTGACCGGTGCGACGCTCGTGGGTCAGGACTGGGGCGGGCTGATCGGCCTCCGTCTCGTCGCCGAGCAGCCCGAGCGCTTCGCTCGGGTGGTGGCCGCCAACACGTTCCTCCCGACGGGCGAACGCGACCCGGGGGATGCCTTCCGCGCCTGGCAGCGGTTCTCGCAGGAGACGCCGGTGTTCGATGTCGGGCGGATCGTGAACCGCGGCTGCACGACCGACCTGGACGCCGAGGTGATCGCCGCCTACGACGCGCCGTTCCCGAGCGAGGAGTTCAAGGCCGGGGTCCGACAGTTCCCCCTCCTCGTGCCCACGACCCCGGACGATCCGGCTTCGCTCGCGAACCGTCGGGCCTGGTCCGCGCTGCGCGCGTGGACCAAGCCCTTCCTCACCGCCTTCAGCGACCAGGACCCGGTCACCGCCGGCGCCGACCGCGTGCTCCGAGCCGAGATCCCGGGCTGTCAGGGCCAGCCGCACACGACCATCGAAGGCGCGGGTCACTTCCTCCAGGAGGACCGCGGCGAGCAGCTCGCTGCGGTCGTGGCGGCATTCGTCGGCATGCCGCCCGACGCCGCCTGACCCGATCGAGGAGCCGATCCGTAGACTCCCGCGCCGTGATCGCGGCCCGCCGAGTTGGTCCCGCGATCCTCGCGATCGTGATCGACGCCGCCGTCGGGCGGTACCTCCCGGGCGGCGTGGTGGTGCGAGGCGCGGTCGTCGTGCTGCTGGCGATCGTGGCGCTGGCCCTGGCGCCGCGCCGTTGGGATCCGGTGATCGTCGGGCTGGCGGTGGTGGCGTTCGCGACCGCGGCGTGGCACGTGCCCGGCGGCGTCCTGGTGCAGGGCATGATCATCGGCGCGCTGACGTCGCTGCTGGCGTTGGGCCTGGCGCTGGTCTGGCGGGCCAACCGGGTCATCAACTTCGCCGCCGGAGACCTCGGGGCCGTGCCGGCCACGCTCGCCGTGCTCTTGACCATCAGCACCGTGGCCGCGAGCTGGTGGCTGGCCCTCGCCGCCGGGCTCGTGATGGCGCTGGTCGTCGGCGCGGCGGTCGAGCTGCTCCTGGTCCGGCGGTTCGCGAGGTCGCCACGGCTCGTGCTCAGCGTGGCCACGATCGGGATCGCCCAGGTCCTGGCGGCCGGCTCCCTCCTCCTCCCGCGCTACTTCACGGTCCGGACCGGCACGATCCCGCAGCCCTTCAACCTGCACCTGACGATCGACCCGATCGTGTTCGGCGGCGCCGACATCGTCGCGGTCGCCACCGTGCCGCTCGTCCTCGTCGGGCTGGCCCTCTTCCTGCGGCGCAGCGACGTCGGGATCGCCGTCCGCGCCGGGGCCGACCGGGCCGACCGGGCCGCGTCGCTCGGCGTCCCCATCCGCCGGCTCCAGACCGTGGTCTGGGTCCTGGCCGCGGTGCTCGGGTTCCTCGCCGTGTTCCTCCGGTCGTCGATCCTCGGCCCGCCGATCGGGCAGGTCCCGGCGGGCGGCATCGGGCCGGCGGTGCTCGGGCCGGCGCTGCTCCTGCGGGCGCTCGCCGCGGCCGTCGTCGGGCGTATGGAGCGGCTCCCCACCGTGGTCGGCGCCGCGGTGGTGCTCGGCATCGTCGAGCAGTCGGTCGTGTGGCACTGGCACGAGCAGGCGTACGTCGACCCGGTGCTGTTCATCATCGTCGTCGTGGGCGTCCTGGCGACCGGCGGGACGTCGATCGGGCGCGTCCGCGAGGGAGAGGTCTCGACGTGGCAGGCCGCCCGCGAGGTCCGCCCGGTCCCGCGCGAGCTCCGTCGCCTGCCCGAGGTGCGCGTCGCGAGGGCGGTGCTCGCGGTCGGCGTCGCCGCCCTGCTCCTGGCCGTGCCCGCGTTCCTCTCCGCCAGCAAGCTGGGCCTGGCCGCGGCGATCCTCATCTTCGGCATCATCGGCGTGTCCCTCGTGGTGCTCACCGGCTGGGCCGGTCAGGTGAGCCTCGGCCAGGTCGCGTTCGTCGGGATCGGCGCCGCGGTCTCGGGCGCGATCACGGCGCGGCTCGGGTGGGATCTCGCGTTCGGGCTGCTCCTGGCCGGTCTCGTCGGCGCCGCCGTCGCCGTGGTGGTGGGCCTGCCCGCGATCCGCCGGCGCGGACTGACCCTGGCCGTCACCTCGCTCGCGTTCGCGCTCATGACGTCCGACTACCTCTTGAACCGAACCTTCTTCGGCGAGGGCACGACGATCAACTGGCTGCCGGCGACCCGGATCACCCGTCCGCCCCTGTTCGGGGCGATCGCCATCGACACCGACACTCGCTTCTACTACCTCTGCCTGGTCGGGCTCGCGGTCGCGGTCGCGATGGCGTACGGGGTTCGGCGGAGCCGCACCGGGCGGGCGATCATCGCCATGCGCGAGAACGAGCGGGCGGCCGAGGCGTTCGGAGTGAGCGTCCGCCGCCTCACCGTCTTCGCCCTGGCGTTCTCGGGGTTCCTCGCCGCGTTCGCGGGCGCGCTCTTCGTGTACCAGCAGTCGGGCCTGGATCCGAGCCCCTACCAGCCGGCGGCCAGCCTCGAGGTCTTCGCGATGACCGTCATCGGCGGGCTGGGATCCATCCCGGGCGCGGTGATCGGCGCCACGTACGTGCGCGGCGTCGACTACTTCCTGGCGTCGCAGTGGCAGATCCTGGCGACTGGGGTGGGCCTGCTCGCGGTCCTGCTCGTCCTGCCTGGGGGTCTCGGCGCCGCCCTCGCCGACGCCCGCGACGCCCTGCTCCGTCGCGTCGCCGCCCGCCGCTCGCTCGCCATCGGCTCGTTCACCGACGAGACCCCGGAGGTGGGCGACGCGCCCCCGGCGGC
The genomic region above belongs to Acidimicrobiia bacterium and contains:
- a CDS encoding ABC transporter substrate-binding protein — encoded protein: MAAVVGAFASTGIVATETAGARSQTDARGVTATSINVAGIGAGPNFTADELKIGTTARFQVENNKGGVFGRKINYVETANDKSDPNTDLTEAQRLVQQDQVFAVVPTLTPVLQASTFLTQQHVPFFGWGIDAGFCKNPYAFGFTGCIVPPPSIPTTGTTWGALASAYFKAHGSPGGAKGKTAAVIAEDLDTGKTGALVIGEQAKLAGFKVVYQKNPVPANPPPGDVSPYVNALMTSNAGKPPDVVFVTTAYGNVLKLSNGLLAAGFQGLLTNAVTYDPRLVSAAKGETVFTQFDLPEDTANATMQRITSDIKAVAGSAPITQAVLAAYFSADAFVAALKKAGKNLTPEGLAKAMGSMTYQVPGIVGPTKYPAAQTLGAPCGLLTQSDGTKYSIVVPYACYQDVNSKTGKTIKY
- a CDS encoding ABC transporter ATP-binding protein encodes the protein MKSLGVTVAGILAVLATPATTKTAPSLSRGCFYAGRATRPGQRGKDMGDGKRVDAIFFSEPAPVRLCPARWALTCRFVMGPDGSERSRTPWADIPSDRATGGVPGVTTVQGAIDTTHRDGSESHPALALSDITVRFGGITALQEVSLRLDAGEVRGLIGPNGAGKTTLFDVISGIRLPDAGRVELDGREITGLSAVRRARLGLRRTFQRVQTFGWLSVEDNVLAALEWRSGGGGLAADLVSFPTRLTREKERRARVAHVTDLCGLTPVRHETAGSLPIGLGRMVELARAIVDAPRVLLLDEPTSGLDETEAARLGERIQDIRAHESCAVLLVEHDVGFVMRQCDRIVVMHLGELLAEGRPEQIRANPAVRAAYLGDD
- a CDS encoding SDR family oxidoreductase; amino-acid sequence: MRFDEKVAVVTGAGRGIGEEYAKSIAREGGRVVVAELDAEAGERVAKEIEQAGGTAVAVPTDVSSEDSTIAMGAAAVEAFGGVDYLVNNAAIYGGMELYGLTNMPMEYWNKFMAVNMTGAVLCTRAVFASMAERGGGAIVNQSSTAAWMGAGYYGIAKLAIHGITQSFARELGPMGIRVNAIAPGPTDTEATRTTVPKEIIDQLLATMPLARMGTPEDMADACLFLLSDEARWVTGHVLNVDGGQIMRV
- a CDS encoding haloalkane dehalogenase, coding for MEVLRTPDERFARLPDFPFEPRYVDVPDGSGGSLRVHYIDEGPRRTPPVLLMHGEPSWSFLYRKMIPVLVEAGLRAVAPDLVGCGRSDKPVSRDDYTYQRHVDWMAAFLESVDLTGATLVGQDWGGLIGLRLVAEQPERFARVVAANTFLPTGERDPGDAFRAWQRFSQETPVFDVGRIVNRGCTTDLDAEVIAAYDAPFPSEEFKAGVRQFPLLVPTTPDDPASLANRRAWSALRAWTKPFLTAFSDQDPVTAGADRVLRAEIPGCQGQPHTTIEGAGHFLQEDRGEQLAAVVAAFVGMPPDAA
- a CDS encoding ATP-binding cassette domain-containing protein, whose product is MIAARRVGPAILAIVIDAAVGRYLPGGVVVRGAVVVLLAIVALALAPRRWDPVIVGLAVVAFATAAWHVPGGVLVQGMIIGALTSLLALGLALVWRANRVINFAAGDLGAVPATLAVLLTISTVAASWWLALAAGLVMALVVGAAVELLLVRRFARSPRLVLSVATIGIAQVLAAGSLLLPRYFTVRTGTIPQPFNLHLTIDPIVFGGADIVAVATVPLVLVGLALFLRRSDVGIAVRAGADRADRAASLGVPIRRLQTVVWVLAAVLGFLAVFLRSSILGPPIGQVPAGGIGPAVLGPALLLRALAAAVVGRMERLPTVVGAAVVLGIVEQSVVWHWHEQAYVDPVLFIIVVVGVLATGGTSIGRVREGEVSTWQAAREVRPVPRELRRLPEVRVARAVLAVGVAALLLAVPAFLSASKLGLAAAILIFGIIGVSLVVLTGWAGQVSLGQVAFVGIGAAVSGAITARLGWDLAFGLLLAGLVGAAVAVVVGLPAIRRRGLTLAVTSLAFALMTSDYLLNRTFFGEGTTINWLPATRITRPPLFGAIAIDTDTRFYYLCLVGLAVAVAMAYGVRRSRTGRAIIAMRENERAAEAFGVSVRRLTVFALAFSGFLAAFAGALFVYQQSGLDPSPYQPAASLEVFAMTVIGGLGSIPGAVIGATYVRGVDYFLASQWQILATGVGLLAVLLVLPGGLGAALADARDALLRRVAARRSLAIGSFTDETPEVGDAPPAAAGLAAAPRRDDRRLRLVVDAVDVRYDGVQVLFGAHLEVAAGEIVALLGTNGAGKSTLVRAAAGLVPCDHGEVRLDGEDLTRLRADQIAHRGVATMPGGAATFPSLTVAEHLRLAAWTLRHRPDEARAARAAALDHFPMLRERLAETAGNLSGGQQQMLALAMALVGSPRVLLIDELSLGLAPAVVASLLDVVRAVAAAGTAVVIVEQSAELALSFADRASFMEKGRIRFEGPCDELRGRPDLLRSVFLAGISVTGVAARAAAPAAPRDGHRLEVRGLTKHFGGIVALDDVSFTVEPAEVVGILGPNGAGKTTLFDVVSGFERPEHGSVALVAADGRRVDLVHRSPSGRAREGLGRSFQDARLFPALTVAETIAVALEDSIEVRDPVAAALWLPAVATSERDARDRVDELLELFRLGGFADKFVRELSTGSRRIVDLAAVAAQHPDVLLLDEPSSGIAQKEADELAPLLLRVRDDLGASLVVIEHDLPFLRRVASRWVALDLGAVIATGSPDEVTADPAVVAAYLGRDRGQTRDPEPISTDRGPER